A single genomic interval of Dehalococcoidia bacterium harbors:
- a CDS encoding ASCH domain-containing protein codes for MKALTVRQPWAWAIMHAGKDIENRDWKTLLRGPVAIHAAKGLTRKEYEEGVRFIRRHYKKEIPSFETMVRGAIIGTIEIVDCVDTSKSKWFFGEYGFVLQNPRPIDPIYCSGALSFWTVPSSIERKMGKMA; via the coding sequence ATGAAAGCTCTTACAGTAAGACAACCTTGGGCATGGGCCATAATGCATGCTGGAAAGGATATTGAAAATCGTGACTGGAAAACTCTACTGAGGGGGCCAGTTGCAATTCACGCCGCAAAGGGATTAACCAGAAAGGAATACGAAGAAGGAGTGAGGTTTATTCGACGCCATTATAAGAAGGAAATCCCATCATTTGAAACCATGGTCCGGGGAGCAATTATAGGGACAATCGAGATTGTTGATTGTGTCGACACATCAAAGTCAAAGTGGTTCTTTGGAGAATACGGGTTCGTACTGCAGAATCCTCGACCTATTGATCCGATCTATTGCAGTGGAGCCCTCAGTTTTTGGACTGTGCCATCAAGCATTGAGCGGAAGATGGGAAAAATGGCCTAA
- a CDS encoding XcyI family restriction endonuclease encodes MPNINIPIPELQIDFSFALGQIRSIYLQDALSKAIEDLDLATLNKELSAYVPIDNLKALAKHGLRGELVYPVPCVLEANPYLLGYYRLLLGFSQKVFYTRQFGVSAFKSMETKGILTNNNKKALLDLCKGLISSAVALIDGIGADRLSRELLDDLTLLTVGPQLRGGANVKKGVTGIVDVFQAIHDIVQHAATNSSASKIEIVNAAGRKVFIEFAPDPDIVIREEMSRNRFRNIIAIEVKGGTDFSNIHNRVGEAEKSHQKAKAGGYVECWTVVNVDRIDMDMARRESPSTNTFYRLSDLKSAEGEEYQDFKERVTSLAGIRNG; translated from the coding sequence ATGCCGAATATCAACATTCCAATTCCAGAACTTCAAATTGATTTCTCTTTTGCGCTTGGTCAGATTCGGAGCATTTACCTTCAAGATGCGCTGAGCAAGGCTATTGAAGATTTGGATCTTGCAACGCTGAATAAAGAGCTGTCGGCTTACGTGCCGATAGACAACTTAAAGGCGTTGGCGAAACATGGTTTGCGTGGCGAACTTGTATACCCGGTTCCATGTGTGCTTGAAGCAAACCCTTACCTTCTTGGCTATTATCGATTGCTTCTTGGTTTTAGCCAGAAGGTATTCTATACAAGACAGTTCGGTGTTTCCGCATTTAAATCAATGGAAACAAAAGGAATCCTTACTAACAACAACAAGAAAGCCTTACTCGACTTGTGCAAAGGCCTTATCAGTAGTGCTGTTGCCCTTATTGATGGAATCGGGGCTGATAGGCTCAGCCGGGAACTTCTTGATGATTTGACATTGCTTACTGTTGGTCCACAGTTGCGGGGTGGCGCCAACGTGAAGAAAGGGGTAACTGGCATCGTTGACGTGTTTCAGGCAATCCATGACATCGTGCAACATGCTGCCACTAATTCCAGTGCAAGCAAGATTGAAATCGTGAACGCAGCCGGGCGAAAGGTTTTCATTGAGTTTGCCCCTGATCCTGACATTGTAATCAGGGAGGAAATGAGCAGGAACAGGTTCAGGAACATCATCGCGATTGAAGTTAAGGGTGGAACAGATTTCTCCAACATCCATAATCGAGTTGGTGAAGCAGAGAAAAGCCACCAGAAAGCGAAAGCGGGAGGCTATGTGGAGTGCTGGACCGTTGTCAATGTGGACAGGATTGATATGGACATGGCAAGAAGAGAATCCCCGTCAACTAATACGTTCTATCGGTTGTCAGATCTGAAATCCGCCGAAGGCGAGGAATATCAGGATTTCAAAGAGCGGGTGACCTCCTTAGCGGGAATACGAAATGGATAA
- a CDS encoding site-specific DNA-methyltransferase, with protein MRYRKVNPPDKIVLDDSLILEGDALHALRLLPSSSVQCVVTSPPYWGLRDYGIDGQIGLETTLPQFLNHLVAIFNEVKRVLRDDGTLWLNIGDGYTSGNRGYRATDKKNPARAMTVRPDTPEGLKPKDLQGIPWRLAFALQNDGWYLRSDIVWHKPNAMPESVKDRPTRAHEYLFMLTKSERYLYDYEAVKEVGLNGKLRNRRSVWNINTQAFPDAHFATFPPKLIDPCILASSKPGDYVLDPFFGTGTVGVVCLQQYRRYVGIELHPEYVAIAAKRLNATEERIIKVAV; from the coding sequence ATGAGATATAGAAAAGTTAATCCGCCAGATAAGATCGTTCTAGATGATTCGCTAATCCTTGAGGGTGACGCCCTGCATGCGCTACGTCTGTTACCGTCGAGTTCGGTCCAATGCGTTGTCACTTCTCCTCCTTATTGGGGTCTTCGTGACTATGGGATTGACGGCCAAATTGGCTTAGAAACCACATTGCCACAATTCTTGAATCATCTGGTTGCGATCTTCAATGAAGTCAAAAGGGTTCTTCGTGATGATGGAACGCTTTGGCTGAACATTGGTGACGGCTACACTAGCGGTAACCGTGGTTACCGTGCAACTGACAAGAAGAACCCTGCACGGGCAATGACCGTTAGACCTGACACCCCGGAAGGACTAAAGCCGAAAGACCTCCAGGGTATCCCGTGGAGATTAGCTTTTGCCCTTCAGAATGATGGCTGGTATTTGCGAAGCGATATTGTCTGGCACAAGCCCAACGCAATGCCGGAAAGTGTGAAGGACAGACCGACACGGGCACATGAATATTTATTTATGCTTACGAAATCCGAACGCTATTTATATGATTACGAGGCTGTGAAGGAAGTTGGTTTGAACGGAAAGCTTCGCAACCGTAGAAGTGTATGGAATATAAACACCCAAGCGTTCCCCGATGCCCACTTTGCCACTTTTCCACCCAAATTGATCGATCCCTGTATTTTGGCGTCATCAAAGCCGGGTGATTATGTTCTTGATCCGTTTTTTGGAACTGGAACGGTGGGGGTTGTTTGTCTCCAGCAATACAGGCGCTATGTAGGTATTGAACTTCATCCCGAATATGTTGCAATAGCGGCGAAAAGGCTGAATGCTACAGAAGAAAGAATTATCAAGGTTGCTGTGTGA